The window ACTCTTTTTTGCTATAAATCTACCAATCACTCTAGGATAGAGTATAGCCAAAGCTCCCAGAAGATCTAACACTTTATGTCTTACATTCTCATTAGGATATCTATCTCCATTCAAAGACATTTTTTCAACTTTACTGTATATATGAACATTTTCCATACTAGCACCCAGAGCCAAACCTATTTTCTTAAACCTCTCAGCATCCTCAATAAAACCAAAAGTCCTAGCGCTACTTATTTCTTTAACAAAACTATCTTCAGAAAATTCAAAAGTTATGTACTCTTTACCTATAACATCAAAATCTATCTCATAATCAATAATTATCTTGTCACTAGGCTTTACTATAAGATACTGGTTTTCATTTTTATAAAAAGAAAATTCCCTATCTATATAGAGATAACTTCTTTTGTTGTTTTGTTTAACAATACCAGATTCTTTTATTCTCTCTACAAAAACTCTTGCACTACCGTCAAGTATGGGAATCTCTTCGCCATACAAAACTTTTATAAGGACATTGTCAATACCTAAACCAAACAGCGCTGAAAATAGATGTTCAACAGTCATTATCTTATGACCATTAAAACATAAAGATATATTGTGATTCGTATCACAAATACTTTGCGGATCTACAACAAACCTTTTACCCTCAAACTCAAAAACTATACCACTATCCTCTTCTAGAGGGCATATCTGTATAGCGGATTCCCTACCTGTATGCAATCCAACACCTTCTAAGAATATACATTTTGAGACAGTTTTTTGATATTCCATAGTTCA of the Brevinematales bacterium genome contains:
- the lpxC gene encoding UDP-3-O-acyl-N-acetylglucosamine deacetylase — protein: MEYQKTVSKCIFLEGVGLHTGRESAIQICPLEEDSGIVFEFEGKRFVVDPQSICDTNHNISLCFNGHKIMTVEHLFSALFGLGIDNVLIKVLYGEEIPILDGSARVFVERIKESGIVKQNNKRSYLYIDREFSFYKNENQYLIVKPSDKIIIDYEIDFDVIGKEYITFEFSEDSFVKEISSARTFGFIEDAERFKKIGLALGASMENVHIYSKVEKMSLNGDRYPNENVRHKVLDLLGALAILYPRVIGRFIAKKSGHLIDCELVKLIYNHYMS